From the Candidatus Zixiibacteriota bacterium genome, one window contains:
- a CDS encoding succinate dehydrogenase/fumarate reductase iron-sulfur subunit has translation MNLTLHVWRQKNAQNPGRMETLQAKDISPEMSFLEMLDVVNEDLIAKGQDPIAFDHDCREGICGICGLMINGVAHGPEASTTTCQLHMRHFHDGQDIYIEPWRAKAFPVIKDLVVDRSAFDRIIQAGGFVSVNTGGTPDGNTLPISKRAADKAMDSAACIGCGACVAACKNASAMLFVSAKVSHLSHLPQGQVEREERVMNMVAQMDAEMFGACSNQYECEAVCLVNISVFNITNLNREYFKAIRKK, from the coding sequence ATGAATCTCACCCTCCATGTCTGGCGGCAGAAAAATGCCCAAAATCCGGGACGAATGGAAACCCTTCAGGCAAAAGATATTTCCCCCGAGATGTCGTTTCTCGAAATGCTCGATGTTGTCAACGAGGACCTCATTGCCAAAGGCCAAGACCCAATCGCATTTGACCATGACTGCCGCGAAGGGATTTGCGGAATATGCGGACTTATGATCAATGGTGTCGCCCATGGCCCCGAAGCAAGCACGACCACCTGCCAGCTCCACATGCGTCATTTCCATGACGGTCAGGATATTTATATCGAACCGTGGCGCGCAAAAGCCTTTCCTGTCATCAAAGATTTGGTGGTAGATCGCTCAGCTTTTGACCGGATTATTCAGGCTGGAGGTTTTGTCTCGGTGAATACTGGCGGTACTCCTGATGGCAACACGCTGCCAATTTCAAAACGTGCCGCCGATAAGGCGATGGATTCTGCGGCCTGCATTGGCTGTGGGGCATGTGTGGCGGCATGCAAAAATGCCTCGGCGATGCTCTTTGTATCGGCCAAAGTCTCGCACCTCTCTCATCTGCCGCAGGGGCAGGTCGAACGAGAAGAGCGGGTTATGAATATGGTGGCGCAGATGGATGCGGAAATGTTTGGGGCATGCTCGAATCAGTATGAGTGCGAAGCCGTCTGCCTGGTCAATATCAGCGTGTTTAATATCACGAATTTGAATCGAGAATATTTCAAGGCGATTAGGAAGAAGTAG
- a CDS encoding fumarate reductase/succinate dehydrogenase flavoprotein subunit: MSVPDAKIPSGPIESKWENHKFNLKLVNPANKRKFTIIMVGSGLAGASAAASLAELGYNVKCYCYQDSPRRAHSIAAQGGINAAKNYQNDGDSIQRLFYDTLKGGDFRAREGNVYRLAELSVDIIDQCVAQGVPFAREYGGLLSNRSFGGAQVSRTFYARGQTGQQLLLGAYQALERQIGLGKVKMFTRSEMLDLVVVDGHAKGIIVRDLVSGKIESHTADAVILGTGGYGNVFYLSTNAKGCNVTATYRAYKKGALFANPCFTQIHPTCIPVSGEYQSKLTLMSESLRNDGRIWVPKKAGDKRKPQDIPDSERDYYLERKYPSFGNLAPRDISSRSAKEMCDEGRGVGESGLGVYLDFSDATKRLGKEVIEDRYGNLFEMYNRITGEDPYSQPMRIYPAVHYTMGGLWVDYNLMSNIPGLFVLGEANFSDHGANRLGASALMQGLADGYFVIPYTIGDYLAQSVKKSISADSKEFKRAEQDVEMRVKKLLSVRGKRTVDSFHRELGKILWDKCGMARDAAGLKEALRRIPELREEYWKNVNVLGDNQELNQSLEKAGRVADFLEFGELMCLDALERRESCGGHFRTEYQTEDGEALRNDAEFSHTACWEYKGDNNAPQRHKEELTFEFVKPSTRSYK; this comes from the coding sequence ATGTCAGTTCCTGACGCAAAGATTCCCAGCGGACCCATTGAGTCAAAATGGGAGAATCACAAATTTAATCTCAAATTGGTGAATCCGGCTAACAAACGTAAATTTACCATCATCATGGTCGGCTCCGGACTTGCCGGCGCCTCAGCCGCGGCATCTCTTGCGGAACTTGGCTATAATGTCAAATGCTACTGTTATCAGGACAGCCCGCGCCGCGCCCATTCTATCGCCGCACAAGGCGGCATCAATGCCGCAAAAAATTACCAAAACGATGGCGATTCCATTCAGAGGCTCTTTTATGACACTCTCAAAGGCGGCGACTTCCGCGCCCGAGAGGGAAACGTTTACCGCCTTGCCGAGCTCTCGGTGGATATTATCGACCAGTGTGTCGCGCAGGGAGTCCCCTTCGCCCGAGAGTACGGCGGCCTGTTGTCAAATCGCTCATTCGGGGGCGCACAGGTCTCCCGAACATTTTACGCCCGCGGACAAACCGGGCAACAATTATTATTGGGGGCGTATCAGGCGCTGGAGCGACAGATAGGACTTGGCAAAGTCAAAATGTTCACCCGCTCGGAAATGCTCGACCTAGTAGTTGTCGATGGCCATGCCAAGGGTATTATCGTCCGCGATTTGGTCTCCGGTAAAATCGAATCTCATACTGCCGATGCCGTTATTCTCGGTACCGGCGGATACGGCAATGTCTTTTATCTCTCGACCAATGCCAAAGGCTGTAATGTCACCGCAACCTATCGGGCCTATAAAAAAGGCGCGCTGTTTGCCAACCCGTGTTTCACCCAAATCCACCCGACCTGCATACCCGTTTCGGGCGAATACCAATCGAAACTGACTCTCATGTCCGAATCGCTTCGCAATGACGGCCGTATCTGGGTTCCCAAAAAAGCCGGAGACAAACGCAAACCGCAGGATATTCCTGACAGCGAGCGCGATTATTATCTTGAACGGAAATATCCCTCGTTTGGCAATCTTGCGCCGCGTGATATTTCATCCCGAAGCGCCAAAGAGATGTGCGATGAAGGGCGCGGTGTCGGCGAAAGCGGACTCGGGGTGTATCTTGATTTCTCAGATGCCACAAAACGGCTCGGCAAAGAGGTTATCGAAGACCGCTATGGCAATCTTTTTGAAATGTACAACAGGATTACTGGCGAAGACCCGTACAGCCAGCCAATGCGGATCTATCCGGCCGTGCACTACACCATGGGCGGGTTGTGGGTGGATTACAATCTCATGAGTAACATTCCCGGGCTATTTGTTTTAGGCGAAGCGAATTTTTCAGACCATGGCGCCAACCGTCTCGGCGCAAGCGCCCTCATGCAGGGCTTGGCCGACGGCTATTTTGTCATCCCCTACACTATCGGTGACTACCTGGCCCAGAGCGTGAAGAAATCAATTTCTGCAGATTCGAAAGAATTCAAACGAGCCGAGCAAGATGTCGAAATGCGGGTCAAGAAACTTCTCTCCGTTCGCGGTAAACGGACAGTTGACTCATTCCATCGTGAACTCGGTAAAATCCTCTGGGATAAATGCGGCATGGCCCGCGATGCAGCCGGACTAAAAGAAGCGCTCAGACGGATTCCGGAGTTGCGTGAAGAGTACTGGAAAAATGTCAATGTTCTGGGTGACAACCAGGAACTCAATCAGTCGCTCGAAAAAGCCGGACGGGTCGCCGACTTTTTGGAGTTCGGCGAATTAATGTGCCTCGACGCCCTCGAACGCCGAGAATCATGCGGCGGGCATTTCCGGACTGAATATCAAACCGAAGACGGCGAGGCCCTTCGTAACGACGCCGAATTTTCTCATACCGCTTGTTGGGAATACAAAGGTGACAATAATGCGCCCCAACGCCACAAGGAAGAACTCACATTTGAATTTGTAAAACCATCGACCCGGAGCTATAAGTAA
- a CDS encoding succinate dehydrogenase cytochrome b subunit: MATNIANKPRQGQSSVLFNPSIGKKYLMAITGIIAFGYLLGHMGGNLLVFLGQGAINGYAESLHAIPAALWAVRIILILAIVIHIWIGIKLAAENSSARPVAYTKKTFVKASLASRTMWLSGLTILAFLIYHLLHFTVRVTSPEFQTLVDSLGRPDVYSMVVRGFSNYALSAFYIIAVFLTCFHLSHGISSMFQSLGINNPRLQRKLDIGAMSFSAILFLGFSSVPVAVMLGYVTPVVRSL, from the coding sequence TTGGCTACAAATATTGCAAATAAACCCCGGCAAGGACAATCATCGGTCCTTTTTAATCCTTCAATTGGCAAAAAATATCTAATGGCTATCACTGGCATAATTGCCTTTGGTTACCTTCTGGGACATATGGGCGGCAATCTTCTGGTCTTTTTGGGACAGGGCGCTATAAACGGCTATGCCGAAAGCCTCCATGCCATTCCCGCCGCTTTATGGGCAGTTCGAATAATTCTTATTCTCGCTATTGTCATTCATATATGGATAGGGATTAAGCTCGCTGCGGAAAATAGTTCAGCACGGCCTGTTGCCTACACAAAGAAAACTTTCGTCAAAGCCTCCCTCGCATCGCGCACCATGTGGCTCAGCGGACTGACAATCCTTGCCTTTCTCATCTATCATCTATTGCATTTCACTGTTCGCGTGACAAGTCCAGAGTTTCAAACACTTGTCGATTCGCTTGGACGTCCCGATGTCTATTCCATGGTAGTGCGTGGATTCAGCAACTACGCGCTCTCAGCTTTTTATATTATTGCTGTTTTTTTGACCTGTTTTCATTTGAGTCATGGCATTTCAAGCATGTTCCAATCACTTGGGATCAATAATCCCCGCCTCCAGCGGAAACTCGACATTGGCGCGATGTCCTTCTCAGCAATTTTATTCCTCGGATTTTCCTCAGTGCCGGTGGCAGTCATGCTCGGTTATGTCACGCCTGTGGTGAGAAGTCTCTAA